From one Triticum urartu cultivar G1812 chromosome 3, Tu2.1, whole genome shotgun sequence genomic stretch:
- the LOC125545984 gene encoding eukaryotic peptide chain release factor subunit 1-1-like, whose amino-acid sequence MADGHDNDKNIEIWKVKKLIKGLDAARGNGTSMISLIMPPRDQVSRVTKMLGDEYGTASNIKSRVNRQSVLAAITSAQQRLKLYNRVPPNGLVLYTGTIVTDEGKEKKVTFDFEPFRPINASLYLCDNKFHTEALNELLESDDKFGFIVMDGNGTLFGTLSGNTREVLHKFSVDLPKKHGRGGQSALRFARLRMEKRHNYVRKTAELATQFFINPATSQPNVSGLILAGSADFKTELSQSDMFDQRLATKILKVVDVSYGGENGFNQAIEISAEVLSNVKFIQEKKLIGKYFEEISQDTGKYVFGVDDTMAALEMGAVETLIVWENLDINRYVLKNSATGETSVKHFNKAQEADQSNFKDKATSADLEVVENTSLLEWFAENYRQFGCTLEFITNKSQEGSQFCRGFGGIGGILRYQVEVNAYEDVSDEEYDEDFE is encoded by the coding sequence ATGGCGGACGGTCATGATAACGACAAGAACATTGAGATCTGGAAAGTTAAGAAGCTGATTAAAGGGCTTGATGCTGCCCGTGGAAATGGGACAAGCATGATATCGCTGATCATGCCACCTCGTGATCAGGTCTCAAGAGTAACCAAGATGTTGGGTGATGAATATGGAACTGCCTCAAACATCAAGAGCAGGGTCAACAGGCAGTCTGTCTTGGCTGCTATTACCTCTGCTCAGCAAAGGTTGAAGCTGTACAATCGAGTTCCACCCAATGGATTGGTGCTTTATACTGGAACCATCGTGACTGATGAGGGCAAAGAGAAGAAAGTCACCTTTGACTTTGAGCCATTCAGGCCAATTAATGCTTCCCTGTATCTCTGTGACAACAAGTTCCACACTGAGGCATTGAATGAGCTGCTTGAGTCTGATGATAAGTTTGGCTTCATTGTCATGGATGGTAACGGAACACTTTTTGGAACACTGAGTGGCAACACTAGAGAGGTTCTTCACAAGTTCTCTGTTGATCTCCCAAAGAAACATGGACGAGGAGGCCAGTCAGCACTTCGCTTTGCCCGTCTGCGCATGGAGAAACGCCACAACTATGTGCGCAAGACAGCTGAGCTTGCTACACAATTCTTCATCAACCCTGCCACCAGTCAGCCAAATGTTTCTGGGCTCATTCTAGCTGGTTCTGCTGACTTCAAGACTGAACTGAGTCAGTCTGACATGTTTGATCAGCGCTTGGCAACCAAGATACTCAAGGTGGTTGATGTTTCTTATGGTGGAGAGAATGGCTTCAACCAGGCCATTGAGATATCTGCTGAAGTCCTTTCCAATGTCAAGTTCATCCAAGAAAAGAAGCTGATTGGGAAGTACTTTGAGGAGATAAGTCAAGACACTGGAAAGTATGTTTTTGGTGTGGATGACACCATGGCTGCCCTTGAAATGGGTGCCGTTGAGACACTGATTGTGTGGGAAAATCTTGACATCAACCGGTACGTCCTGAAGAATTCTGCCACTGGAGAAACTTCTGTGAAGCACTTCAACAAGGCACAGGAGGCAGATCAGAGCAACTTCAAAGATAAGGCAACATCTGCAGACCTGGAGGTGGTTGAGAATACCTCGCTACTGGAGTGGTTTGCCGAAAACTATCGGCAGTTTGGTTGCACACTGGAGTTCATCACGAACAAGTCGCAGGAAGGATCTCAGTTCTGCAGGGGCTTTGGTGGGATAGGAGGGATTCTTCGCTACCAGGTTGAGGTGAACGCTTACGAGGACGTGTCTGACGAGGAGTATGACGAAGACTTTGAATAG